From Chryseobacterium salivictor, a single genomic window includes:
- a CDS encoding NAD(P)H-dependent flavin oxidoreductase codes for MSEKQNKVTQLFEIKYPIIQGGMIWHSGWRLASAVSNSGGLGLIGAGSMYPDILRENIRKCKAATSKPFGVNVPMLYPNLEEIIQIVLEEGVKTIFTSAGNPKIYTESLKKEGLKVAHVVSSTKFAMKCEDAGVDAIVAEGFEAGGHNGRDETTTFCLIPNVKQHISKPLIAAGGIALGSQMKAAMILGADGVQIGSRFAATEEASSHENFKNKVISLNEGDTYLTLKELAPVRLVKNKFFHDLEKLYDQGRDAEVLRETLGRARAKRGMFEGDLEEGELEIGQVSALIHEILPVKKVFENLLKEYREVNSFDL; via the coding sequence ATGAGTGAAAAACAAAATAAAGTCACCCAATTATTTGAAATAAAATATCCTATCATTCAGGGTGGAATGATTTGGCATTCCGGTTGGCGTCTGGCTTCTGCGGTATCGAATTCGGGCGGTTTGGGCTTAATCGGAGCCGGGAGTATGTATCCCGATATTCTGCGTGAAAACATCCGCAAATGCAAAGCCGCGACCAGCAAACCTTTTGGGGTAAACGTTCCGATGCTCTATCCGAATTTAGAAGAAATCATCCAGATTGTTTTGGAAGAAGGCGTGAAGACTATTTTCACCTCGGCCGGAAATCCCAAAATCTATACCGAATCATTAAAGAAAGAAGGTTTAAAAGTCGCTCACGTGGTTTCCTCGACCAAGTTTGCCATGAAATGCGAAGATGCGGGCGTTGATGCCATTGTCGCAGAAGGTTTCGAGGCCGGCGGACATAACGGTCGAGATGAAACGACCACTTTCTGTTTAATTCCAAACGTGAAACAGCATATTTCAAAACCTTTAATCGCCGCGGGTGGAATCGCGTTAGGTTCTCAAATGAAAGCGGCCATGATTCTGGGTGCAGACGGCGTGCAGATTGGTTCGCGGTTCGCGGCGACCGAAGAAGCGAGTTCGCATGAAAACTTTAAAAATAAAGTCATCTCTTTAAATGAAGGCGATACGTATTTGACTTTAAAAGAATTGGCGCCCGTTCGTTTGGTGAAAAATAAATTTTTCCACGATTTGGAAAAACTTTACGATCAAGGCAGAGATGCCGAGGTTTTAAGAGAAACCCTCGGAAGAGCCAGAGCTAAGCGTGGAATGTTCGAAGGTGATTTAGAAGAAGGCGAATTAGAAATCGGTCAGGTCTCGGCGTTAATTCATGAAATTTTGCCTGTTAAAAAAGTCTTTGAAAATTTATTGAAAGAATATCGGGAAGTAAATTCCTTTGATTTATAA
- a CDS encoding tyrosine phenol-lyase: MLPKRDSWAEPYKIKMVELLKMTTPSQRKEALKQAGFNTFLLKSEDVYIDLLTDSGTNAMSDRQWSGMMLGDEAYAGSKNYYHLEEAVKEVYGYQYLVPTHQGRGAENILSQIMIKPGDIVPGNMYFTTTRLHQELAGGVFHDVIIDEAHDSASDFPFKGNVDLNKVEKLVQEYGAEKIAYICVAVTVNLAGGQPVSMENLKGVRNYTQERGIKVMLDMTRIAENAYFIQQKEEGYRLKTIAEIVKEICSYTDGATFSGKKDALVNIGGFLALNDYDIFEEARNLVVVYEGLHTYGGLAGRDMEAMSIGIYESVQEEHMKARIGQVFYLGDKMKEFGVPIVTPIGGHGIFVDAKQFLPHVSQDDFPAQALAAEIYLDAGIRTMERGIVSAGRNSKGENYHPKLELVRFTIPRRVYTQAHMDVIAESTARVYERRNQIKGLKMIYEPKYLRFFQARFEQL; the protein is encoded by the coding sequence ATGTTACCGAAAAGAGACAGCTGGGCAGAACCCTATAAAATTAAAATGGTGGAATTGCTGAAAATGACCACACCATCTCAACGAAAAGAAGCTTTAAAACAAGCCGGATTCAATACTTTTTTACTCAAATCAGAAGACGTTTATATTGATCTGCTCACCGACAGCGGAACCAATGCGATGAGCGACCGGCAGTGGAGCGGAATGATGCTTGGTGATGAAGCCTACGCCGGAAGTAAAAACTATTACCATCTGGAAGAAGCGGTGAAAGAAGTTTATGGATATCAATATTTGGTTCCCACACATCAAGGCCGGGGAGCAGAAAATATTCTTTCGCAAATCATGATTAAACCCGGCGATATTGTTCCCGGAAATATGTATTTCACCACGACAAGGCTGCACCAGGAATTGGCAGGCGGCGTTTTTCATGACGTGATTATCGATGAAGCCCACGATTCAGCATCTGATTTTCCCTTTAAAGGAAATGTAGATTTAAATAAAGTGGAAAAATTAGTTCAGGAATATGGCGCTGAGAAAATCGCTTATATCTGCGTTGCCGTGACCGTGAATTTAGCCGGCGGACAACCGGTGAGTATGGAAAATCTGAAAGGCGTTCGGAATTATACTCAGGAAAGAGGAATTAAAGTGATGCTCGATATGACCAGAATTGCCGAGAATGCCTATTTTATCCAACAAAAAGAAGAAGGATATCGTTTGAAAACCATCGCTGAAATTGTAAAGGAAATCTGCAGTTATACCGATGGTGCGACCTTTAGCGGGAAAAAAGATGCATTGGTGAATATCGGTGGATTCTTAGCTTTAAATGACTATGATATTTTTGAAGAAGCCCGAAATCTGGTCGTTGTTTATGAAGGATTGCATACCTACGGCGGTTTGGCAGGACGCGATATGGAAGCCATGTCCATCGGGATTTATGAAAGCGTGCAGGAAGAACACATGAAAGCCAGAATCGGTCAGGTTTTCTATTTGGGTGATAAAATGAAGGAATTCGGAGTTCCCATCGTTACACCCATTGGCGGTCACGGAATTTTCGTTGATGCAAAACAGTTTTTACCGCACGTTTCCCAGGATGATTTTCCCGCTCAGGCTTTGGCTGCTGAAATTTATCTGGATGCCGGCATCAGAACTATGGAACGCGGAATAGTTTCCGCCGGAAGAAATTCCAAGGGAGAAAATTATCATCCAAAACTGGAATTGGTTCGTTTCACCATTCCGAGAAGAGTTTACACGCAAGCTCACATGGATGTAATCGCAGAATCCACCGCCAGAGTTTATGAACGCAGAAACCAGATCAAAGGTTTGAAAATGATTTACGAACCGAAATACCTGAGGTTTTTCCAGGCGAGATTTGAACAGCTTTAA
- a CDS encoding HopJ type III effector protein — translation MLLEHIKNTPETIGFKEVIAYIDEHYNFTPTQFKNGNTINEGNQNNGSCKVFSFAKLNDLSKEETLSLFGDFYRNDVLENPEGTDHQNIRNFMEFGWEGISFEGEALKKKF, via the coding sequence ATGCTGTTAGAACATATAAAAAACACGCCGGAAACAATCGGTTTTAAAGAAGTCATCGCTTACATTGATGAGCATTACAACTTTACACCAACGCAATTCAAGAATGGAAATACGATCAATGAAGGCAATCAAAACAACGGTTCCTGCAAAGTTTTCAGTTTTGCAAAATTGAATGATCTATCAAAAGAAGAAACCTTATCATTATTTGGAGATTTCTATAGAAATGATGTTTTGGAAAATCCTGAAGGAACCGATCATCAGAATATCAGAAACTTTATGGAGTTCGGTTGGGAAGGAATTTCGTTTGAAGGGGAAGCTTTGAAGAAGAAGTTTTAA